Proteins encoded within one genomic window of Bacteroides sedimenti:
- a CDS encoding phosphodiester glycosidase family protein: MKKLYTTLSLIFCFCLFTFAGKGNDITIGGVVYQTDTLSHMKVGPGSYYTALKYYTSTKVLRVFMLEVDAKNPYIRFESVLGKDSTITTERTSSMAIRKSKEGAVYFAGTNADFFDTSAANLGYPIHGCIVEGQIARTPTNSTHMAFAGSVPMLDVAAFTSSKCTFGTQTLAINNVNTTRGTNQLILYNTLNGNYTHTNSYGTEVLVELPADTKWNVNTTIKAKVVKKELAKGNMLILPNHAVLSSHGTADAFLTQLNVNDEVEIYLGVNMTTLGSSPQINAMVGGDRMILQSGVVTDNDWAELHPRTSIGYSQDQGKVYFCVVDGRSGLSNGTTTKQLADIMKSAGAYNALNLDGGGSSAMYIKEFGVMNNPSDGSERAVCNGIYAVNTSPADNTISEIKCSVSSISLPRYGVFSPKFYGYNQYGTLINTDVKGVQLSCSAALGEINTSGAFVASGTQSGTLQADYNGVKTSVMIDLNGEAIPSLRLDSVLVDQKHEYAIEVEALVGETMMPLLPQALTWTTDNSAICSVDNGILKGVSNGTTYIHGKLGSVELTQKVIVEIPSSDVLSVDKITDLSTWTVKGSSNISNTSITSTSFPTTMKYTYSSGRSPYIQLYKEFPLYSIPDSMKVVLNTGRTGVLKALVTVRANNQTSYSPLEFTGFELGKEYVLSMPMSKLLTDINDRACYPVRFEGLKLMINPTTQIAGEVYDIEVKEFSLIYGNTTVGILNPELISRLRVYPNPVTEGVAYVAFAVDQLKPVRMELYALTGKLLRSERLESGQSGEIRLPLQGIASGTYLLNLHSGNKSEAVKIIIK, encoded by the coding sequence ATGAAAAAACTGTATACTACTCTATCTCTTATTTTTTGTTTTTGTCTATTTACCTTTGCAGGTAAAGGAAATGATATCACCATAGGTGGTGTCGTTTATCAGACAGATACCTTGTCTCACATGAAAGTAGGGCCAGGTTCATATTATACGGCTCTTAAATATTATACATCAACTAAGGTACTTCGTGTCTTTATGCTTGAGGTAGACGCTAAGAATCCTTATATACGCTTTGAATCTGTATTAGGTAAAGATTCTACAATTACAACTGAAAGGACTTCATCAATGGCTATCCGCAAAAGCAAAGAGGGAGCCGTTTATTTTGCCGGAACAAATGCAGACTTTTTTGATACCTCAGCAGCTAATCTTGGATATCCTATTCACGGATGTATTGTTGAAGGTCAGATAGCACGTACTCCAACAAACTCTACTCATATGGCATTTGCAGGTTCTGTGCCAATGTTGGATGTTGCAGCATTTACCAGCAGTAAATGTACTTTCGGGACTCAAACGTTAGCAATTAATAATGTTAATACAACCAGAGGTACAAATCAACTTATTCTTTATAATACACTAAACGGTAATTATACTCACACTAACTCTTACGGAACGGAAGTTTTAGTTGAGCTTCCTGCCGATACAAAATGGAATGTTAATACAACCATAAAAGCTAAAGTGGTAAAAAAAGAGTTAGCTAAAGGAAATATGCTTATTTTACCTAATCATGCTGTATTATCTAGCCATGGAACAGCTGATGCTTTTTTAACTCAGTTGAATGTAAATGATGAAGTGGAAATCTATCTGGGAGTAAATATGACAACCTTAGGAAGTTCTCCACAGATCAATGCAATGGTTGGTGGTGACCGTATGATTCTTCAATCAGGTGTTGTAACTGACAATGACTGGGCAGAACTTCATCCAAGAACATCAATTGGTTATTCTCAGGATCAAGGTAAGGTTTATTTCTGTGTTGTTGATGGTCGTTCCGGTTTATCCAATGGAACAACAACTAAGCAATTAGCTGATATTATGAAGAGTGCAGGTGCATATAACGCGCTGAATCTTGATGGTGGAGGCTCTAGCGCTATGTATATAAAAGAGTTCGGGGTAATGAACAATCCTAGTGATGGTTCTGAACGAGCTGTTTGTAATGGAATTTATGCAGTTAATACTTCTCCGGCAGATAATACTATTTCTGAAATCAAATGCTCTGTAAGCTCTATTTCATTGCCACGTTATGGTGTCTTTTCACCAAAATTCTATGGATATAATCAATATGGAACTCTAATCAATACAGATGTTAAAGGTGTCCAACTTTCTTGTTCAGCTGCATTAGGTGAGATTAATACTTCTGGCGCTTTTGTTGCTTCAGGTACCCAAAGCGGAACTTTACAAGCGGATTATAATGGAGTAAAAACCTCTGTTATGATTGATTTAAATGGTGAGGCAATCCCTTCCTTGCGACTTGATTCCGTGTTGGTAGATCAGAAACACGAATACGCAATTGAGGTGGAAGCTTTAGTAGGTGAGACAATGATGCCACTTCTTCCTCAGGCATTAACATGGACAACTGACAATTCTGCAATTTGTTCTGTGGACAATGGCATTTTGAAAGGAGTTTCTAATGGAACAACTTACATTCATGGAAAACTTGGCAGCGTAGAACTTACTCAGAAAGTAATTGTGGAAATTCCTTCATCAGATGTTTTATCTGTTGACAAGATTACCGATCTTTCTACCTGGACAGTGAAGGGATCATCGAATATATCGAATACGTCTATTACTTCGACAAGTTTCCCAACTACAATGAAGTATACTTACTCTTCTGGACGTTCTCCATATATCCAATTATATAAAGAATTTCCCTTATACAGCATTCCTGATTCCATGAAAGTTGTTTTAAATACCGGTAGAACAGGTGTGCTTAAAGCTCTTGTAACTGTAAGAGCTAACAATCAGACATCGTATTCACCCCTCGAATTTACTGGTTTTGAATTGGGAAAGGAATATGTTTTAAGCATGCCGATGAGTAAATTACTTACTGACATAAATGACCGTGCCTGTTATCCGGTTCGTTTTGAAGGCTTAAAACTGATGATAAATCCTACGACTCAGATAGCTGGGGAAGTGTATGATATTGAAGTAAAGGAATTCTCTTTAATATATGGAAACACAACAGTTGGCATCCTCAATCCGGAATTGATTTCCAGACTAAGAGTTTATCCTAATCCGGTAACGGAAGGAGTGGCTTATGTAGCTTTTGCCGTTGATCAACTTAAACCGGTTCGGATGGAATTGTACGCACTTACCGGTAAACTGCTCCGTTCAGAAAGACTGGAAAGTGGACAATCTGGTGAGATCAGACTACCGCTCCAGGGAATTGCATCGGGTACTTATTTGTTGAATTTGCATAGTGGAAATAAATCAGAGGCTGTGAAAATAATAATTAAGTAG
- a CDS encoding phosphodiester glycosidase family protein has protein sequence MKKTLSAFLAFIFSLSVNAQAPNWGIADTLEHHSLGPGIQFTKIRYKDKPLLIWVTTIDLTNPNNKIEQVQSHNKVPDVARETVMDMSKNNTYQNHKVCAAFNHDFFSYEQGICIGVNVNNGEIPYSSGWGRSLFAISEGKTASVFAPNLDAKVNLTDGSSVKIDFFNSQALGLTGDCILFNRLNALTLTESGKYIKIKPLSKWTLNGPDIDCEVLEVSDSPLQTSQTEYVIYARGSKLTAFDGKIKAGDKISISQKLANGKFGTPAQNIVNAFHGYPSIAYEGKLHDGEYNDFENGREYEVSARVMAGMSQDGKTVYIVTVESGSRNSVGVNCIDIANWMLAHGSWNVVNFDSGGSVAIVVDHEMLNYPERGSVRPVEDGLLVVSTAEESSEVASYAFITPTLTASEISLSPLTLYSFNKNGEVLEKNIQGFTFSCIPEDLGIVDENGVFHAGNKIQQGKILATKDGLTAELAVNVRSLSDIKVSPTNILLDGVRRFPVRLEGTVDNKQYLLDPSAFVWSSSNPACCVVENGILRGIATGKTTLQGTYGGKEVVVEVSVEIAAKERVHENFSDMSLFVVNKNSPVLNLRFENSNLPLGWTDGTNMAFDITSGRLPYIELVKPVVFYSLPDSMSIQLKASANAVKNIQFFLSSATKADYKLVEMTLPSQKDSVFVIPFSEGGPLETTEYPITLNKMKINLVSSAMTGITLSMRDLKAYYPVLTGVGIPEISLIKKGAYITTINGEAVLHYNMPEPGKASASLWTMDGRKLGTLFSTTQPAGEHTCSVPFNGVNPGIYMLQMILNGKMEILKFVVSK, from the coding sequence ATGAAAAAAACACTTTCAGCCTTTTTAGCTTTCATCTTTTCCTTATCTGTAAATGCACAAGCTCCCAACTGGGGAATTGCAGATACTCTGGAACATCATTCTTTAGGCCCTGGAATTCAATTCACAAAGATACGCTATAAAGATAAACCATTATTGATTTGGGTTACAACAATAGATTTGACTAACCCCAATAACAAAATCGAGCAGGTTCAGTCTCATAATAAGGTGCCCGATGTGGCTAGAGAGACAGTAATGGATATGTCGAAGAATAATACATATCAGAATCATAAGGTCTGCGCAGCGTTTAATCATGATTTCTTCTCTTATGAACAAGGTATATGCATCGGAGTTAATGTAAATAACGGAGAAATCCCCTATTCAAGTGGATGGGGACGTTCTCTTTTTGCTATTTCTGAAGGTAAAACAGCTTCTGTTTTCGCTCCTAATTTAGATGCGAAAGTCAATCTTACGGATGGCAGTTCGGTCAAGATCGATTTTTTTAATTCACAAGCTTTAGGCCTCACAGGTGATTGTATTTTATTCAATCGATTGAATGCACTAACGCTTACAGAATCTGGAAAGTATATAAAAATTAAGCCATTGTCAAAATGGACATTAAACGGTCCTGATATTGATTGTGAAGTATTGGAAGTGTCTGACTCACCATTGCAAACCAGTCAGACTGAGTATGTAATATATGCCCGCGGAAGTAAATTGACTGCTTTCGATGGAAAAATTAAAGCAGGAGATAAGATTTCAATTTCACAAAAACTTGCTAATGGTAAATTTGGAACACCTGCACAAAATATAGTAAACGCTTTTCATGGCTATCCCAGTATTGCTTATGAAGGAAAATTGCATGACGGGGAATACAATGATTTTGAAAACGGACGCGAGTATGAGGTTTCTGCCAGAGTGATGGCCGGAATGTCTCAAGATGGAAAAACAGTCTATATTGTAACCGTGGAATCTGGTTCAAGAAACAGTGTAGGAGTCAATTGCATTGATATTGCCAACTGGATGTTGGCTCATGGTTCCTGGAATGTGGTTAATTTTGATAGCGGTGGTTCTGTTGCCATTGTTGTGGATCATGAAATGCTTAACTATCCCGAACGAGGATCGGTGCGCCCGGTAGAAGATGGCCTGCTTGTTGTCTCTACAGCCGAAGAATCCAGCGAAGTGGCTTCTTATGCTTTTATCACTCCGACCCTCACTGCATCCGAAATATCATTATCTCCATTGACATTGTACTCTTTTAATAAGAACGGCGAGGTTCTTGAGAAAAATATACAAGGGTTCACCTTTTCCTGTATTCCTGAAGATTTAGGTATTGTTGATGAGAATGGTGTTTTTCATGCCGGAAATAAAATCCAGCAAGGTAAAATTTTGGCAACTAAAGACGGATTAACGGCAGAACTGGCTGTAAACGTTCGTTCTTTATCTGATATAAAGGTTTCTCCAACAAACATCTTATTGGATGGAGTTCGTAGGTTCCCTGTGCGATTGGAGGGAACCGTCGATAATAAGCAGTATTTATTAGACCCTAGTGCTTTTGTATGGAGTTCATCCAATCCAGCTTGTTGTGTTGTTGAGAATGGTATATTGCGAGGGATAGCTACCGGGAAAACGACATTGCAAGGAACTTACGGAGGTAAGGAGGTGGTTGTTGAGGTCTCAGTTGAGATTGCAGCAAAAGAGAGAGTTCACGAAAACTTCTCGGACATGTCCCTTTTTGTGGTCAACAAGAACTCACCGGTTTTAAATCTGAGATTTGAAAACAGTAATTTACCTTTGGGATGGACTGACGGAACTAATATGGCTTTTGATATTACCAGCGGCCGTCTGCCATATATTGAACTAGTGAAACCGGTTGTTTTCTACAGTTTGCCAGACTCTATGTCCATACAGTTGAAGGCGTCTGCAAATGCAGTCAAAAATATTCAGTTCTTCTTATCTTCAGCAACCAAAGCTGATTATAAACTAGTTGAAATGACGCTTCCTTCGCAAAAGGATTCGGTATTTGTCATTCCATTCAGTGAGGGCGGACCGTTGGAAACCACAGAATACCCAATTACATTGAATAAAATGAAGATAAATCTGGTTTCATCGGCAATGACCGGGATTACCTTGTCAATGCGTGATTTAAAAGCATATTATCCGGTCTTGACGGGAGTAGGTATTCCTGAAATTTCGCTAATAAAAAAAGGTGCATATATAACAACTATAAACGGCGAGGCTGTATTGCATTACAATATGCCTGAACCAGGAAAGGCCAGTGCCTCACTTTGGACAATGGATGGGCGTAAACTGGGTACTTTGTTCTCAACAACTCAACCGGCTGGTGAGCATACATGTTCTGTACCTTTTAACGGGGTGAATCCGGGCATCTATATGCTGCAGATGATTCTTAACGGTAAAATGGAAATCTTGAAATTTGTTGTTTCAAAATAA
- a CDS encoding T9SS type A sorting domain-containing protein — translation MKKVLLGVAALFIGAASMNAQTGVKDTAVYNPTNGYELRNLWIQSELSNNKQIITDIGEARGMAVRNGELLFCQRGGTSTSGNILIYDGATGAFKRNVALASNVFALNDTAKVTKVFGVCNDIQVDDAGHVLVANLQTNAAKESFQVWNINLADGTGTKVLDCLLTGLTDVFRIDAFGVYGDVTGDGYLMAAIAGDIAGAGDQVLRWDIKGGVLDGNNPEFITIQSYYPVAAKTNGTGPRVCPVDNDLFYLDGFNSAATLYDMNGVIVDGFANATDCAPLNIGNNGVDEFSINGKDFVTYIYSNNTVSPYQAWNLCELGAGMQFTGMQKYFQFPKAGLGKASNAVRTALPRIEVNPAKTVATLYVYAYKSGVAAYQFGLTKDLPTQSGISKNHADAALNVVATANGIELSEAANVEVFNFAGQKVAALNSASKVVLAPGMYIVKAITANGEVVTAKVNVK, via the coding sequence ATGAAAAAAGTATTACTTGGAGTTGCTGCTCTGTTTATTGGCGCAGCATCAATGAACGCACAAACAGGCGTTAAAGATACAGCAGTTTACAATCCTACAAATGGATATGAACTGAGGAATCTTTGGATTCAGTCTGAATTGTCTAATAATAAACAAATTATTACTGACATAGGTGAGGCCAGAGGTATGGCTGTTCGTAACGGTGAACTTTTGTTCTGTCAACGCGGTGGTACATCTACAAGTGGAAACATTTTGATTTATGATGGAGCAACCGGTGCATTCAAACGTAATGTTGCTCTAGCTAGCAATGTATTTGCATTGAATGATACAGCAAAGGTAACCAAGGTTTTTGGTGTTTGTAATGATATTCAGGTTGATGATGCAGGACATGTACTTGTTGCAAACTTACAAACAAATGCTGCAAAAGAAAGTTTCCAGGTTTGGAATATTAATCTTGCAGACGGAACAGGTACAAAAGTTCTGGATTGTTTGCTAACAGGTCTTACTGATGTATTCCGTATTGATGCATTTGGTGTTTATGGAGACGTAACAGGTGATGGATATCTGATGGCTGCTATTGCTGGTGATATCGCTGGTGCAGGTGACCAGGTACTTCGCTGGGATATTAAAGGTGGTGTCCTTGACGGGAACAATCCTGAATTTATAACTATACAAAGTTATTATCCAGTTGCTGCAAAGACTAATGGTACTGGACCACGTGTATGTCCGGTAGATAATGACCTTTTCTATCTGGATGGATTTAACTCTGCTGCAACTCTGTATGACATGAATGGTGTAATTGTAGATGGTTTTGCTAATGCTACTGATTGTGCTCCATTAAATATTGGAAATAACGGTGTAGATGAATTCTCTATCAATGGTAAAGACTTCGTAACATATATTTACTCTAATAACACTGTTTCTCCATACCAGGCATGGAACTTGTGTGAACTTGGTGCAGGTATGCAATTTACCGGTATGCAGAAATATTTCCAATTCCCTAAAGCTGGTTTAGGAAAAGCGTCTAATGCTGTTCGTACAGCATTGCCTCGCATCGAAGTAAATCCTGCTAAAACTGTTGCTACACTTTATGTATATGCATATAAGAGTGGAGTTGCAGCTTACCAGTTTGGTTTGACAAAAGATCTTCCTACTCAATCAGGAATCAGTAAGAATCATGCAGATGCTGCATTGAACGTTGTTGCTACTGCTAATGGCATCGAATTGTCTGAAGCTGCTAACGTTGAAGTATTTAACTTCGCTGGTCAGAAAGTAGCTGCTTTGAATAGCGCAAGTAAAGTTGTTTTGGCTCCTGGAATGTACATTGTAAAAGCAATTACTGCCAACGGAGAAGTTGTAACAGCAAAAGTTAATGTGAAATAA